A genomic stretch from Pseudomonadota bacterium includes:
- a CDS encoding adenylate/guanylate cyclase domain-containing protein, whose translation MPKIRNRTKQIIALACISFAVSLIIFLTGISGTFEYKAFDLFSKYLNPPHPSDNILIVQVDQQSIDALSKEGITWPWPRQMYAPIIEYLSEAEAVFMDILFTEPSSYGQEDDVILSKAIKKASNVYLPLFLTGQQRAITAEDEGFLKRLSVRDKISAPLSFNSVIVPIDTLRDAIRGTGNVTISPDEDGVYRRIPLIFQLKQHVIPHFVLSYLLQKRIVNIANGSLYAKDTTIPLTDGKLILRYYREKNPFPLFSFVDLLNSYIAGTKQKLQIIKKDLFKGKIVFIGLTAAGLYDLKPTSILSISSGALIHATTLSNIINKNFITKLHWIYVILFMLLICVFIAYSVLKHHSMYINLSIFIISLIVIVTIIASLFKNSLYINIIPPLVSLVFSFIISVAYSYAVEGKERLFIKRTFSQYMDKKIVDYLLQNPSLIKPGGQKRRVTAFFADIAGFTTIAEKHSPEDTAVILHRVLNSLTEVIIQNGGVVDKYIGDCIMAFWGAPVETDHDQVNACNAALQCIESLKELNNAFPKKGSPEIALRIGIHTGDAIAGNIGSDRLFNYTVIGDTVNLASRLESVNKVFKTKIIVSEDTINGTGNEFFARELGLIEVKGKTIPVKIFEIIGEEGRIPSEKREVVMPFNQGLTLYKEKKWHEALGVFDNILKQNIEDGPSEFYKKKCEYYIANPPLTENRDIVKMTEK comes from the coding sequence ATGCCTAAAATCAGAAATCGCACCAAACAAATTATCGCCCTTGCATGTATATCCTTTGCCGTATCCCTGATTATATTTTTAACAGGCATTTCGGGCACCTTTGAGTACAAGGCATTTGACCTTTTTTCCAAATACCTTAACCCCCCGCATCCTTCTGATAATATCTTGATTGTACAGGTAGACCAGCAAAGCATTGACGCATTGAGCAAAGAGGGTATAACCTGGCCCTGGCCGAGACAGATGTATGCCCCGATAATAGAATACCTATCTGAAGCCGAGGCAGTATTCATGGATATACTGTTTACCGAGCCGTCCTCTTATGGACAGGAGGACGACGTAATACTGTCAAAGGCAATAAAAAAGGCATCGAATGTGTATCTGCCACTCTTTCTCACCGGACAGCAAAGGGCTATCACCGCAGAAGATGAAGGGTTTTTAAAACGTCTTTCAGTCAGGGATAAAATCTCTGCCCCCTTAAGCTTCAACTCTGTTATCGTACCCATCGATACATTAAGGGATGCCATCAGGGGGACAGGTAACGTAACTATTTCACCTGATGAAGATGGTGTTTATAGAAGGATACCCCTAATATTTCAACTAAAACAGCACGTTATCCCTCATTTTGTCTTAAGCTACCTCCTTCAGAAAAGGATAGTGAATATCGCCAATGGCTCTCTGTATGCAAAGGATACAACAATACCGCTTACGGATGGGAAGCTTATACTCAGATACTACAGGGAGAAAAATCCATTCCCACTATTTTCATTCGTTGATTTATTAAACTCCTATATAGCAGGTACTAAACAAAAGCTACAGATTATCAAAAAGGACCTTTTTAAAGGAAAGATTGTATTCATTGGCCTCACCGCTGCGGGATTGTATGACCTCAAGCCAACATCTATTTTATCCATATCCTCAGGCGCCCTTATCCATGCAACAACATTGAGCAACATTATCAACAAAAATTTCATCACCAAGCTGCACTGGATTTATGTGATTCTCTTCATGCTTTTAATCTGTGTTTTCATTGCATACTCTGTTTTGAAACATCATTCCATGTACATAAATCTATCCATTTTCATTATATCCCTTATAGTAATAGTAACTATTATTGCTTCGCTATTTAAAAATTCCCTCTATATCAACATAATTCCGCCACTTGTTTCGCTTGTTTTCAGCTTCATAATTTCTGTTGCCTATAGCTATGCAGTTGAAGGAAAAGAACGGCTTTTCATAAAAAGGACCTTCTCCCAGTATATGGACAAAAAGATCGTTGATTACCTGCTTCAAAACCCATCCTTAATAAAACCAGGCGGCCAAAAAAGAAGGGTTACGGCATTCTTCGCCGATATCGCAGGGTTTACAACGATTGCAGAAAAACATTCTCCTGAGGATACTGCGGTGATACTCCACAGGGTGTTAAATTCCCTTACAGAGGTTATTATTCAAAACGGCGGGGTCGTGGATAAATATATCGGTGACTGTATTATGGCATTCTGGGGGGCACCGGTTGAGACAGATCATGACCAGGTAAATGCGTGCAATGCTGCCCTCCAGTGTATTGAGAGCCTTAAGGAGCTAAATAATGCATTCCCCAAAAAGGGTTCACCTGAGATAGCGCTCAGGATCGGGATTCATACAGGTGATGCCATAGCAGGAAATATAGGCAGCGATAGACTTTTTAACTATACTGTCATAGGTGATACAGTAAACCTCGCATCAAGGCTCGAATCAGTAAACAAGGTCTTTAAAACAAAGATAATCGTGAGCGAAGATACAATCAATGGAACAGGCAACGAATTCTTTGCGAGAGAACTCGGGCTTATAGAGGTGAAAGGCAAAACCATCCCTGTAAAGATATTTGAAATAATAGGTGAAGAAGGCAGGATACCTTCAGAAAAAAGGGAGGTGGTAATGCCCTTCAATCAGGGATTGACACTTTATAAAGAGAAGAAGTGGCATGAAGCGCTTGGAGTATTTGACAACATACTAAAACAAAATATCGAGGATGGACCATCAGAATTCTACAAAAAGAAATGTGAATATTACATAGCAAATCCTCCATTGACAGAGAACCGGGATATTGTTAAGATGACGGAAAAATGA
- a CDS encoding SH3 domain-containing protein: MSIKFSSTILFIVLLTSSFASAETASVITKENAIREECKFFSPIKTKVNYNDALEVLSQAGDWFKVRFKGINGCIHKSAIEEKTFSLSETMKTKKQATTREEVALAGKGFNPQVEASYRNKHPEMKYHLVDKIERLKLSENKVSEFIHRGQLREP; encoded by the coding sequence ATGAGTATTAAATTTTCATCTACAATCCTCTTTATAGTCCTGCTAACTTCATCATTTGCATCTGCAGAAACAGCATCGGTTATTACAAAAGAAAATGCCATAAGGGAAGAATGCAAGTTTTTCTCTCCAATAAAAACAAAGGTCAATTACAACGATGCTTTGGAGGTGCTTTCCCAAGCGGGTGACTGGTTTAAGGTAAGGTTCAAGGGCATAAATGGATGTATACATAAAAGCGCAATAGAAGAAAAGACCTTCAGCTTAAGCGAAACTATGAAGACAAAAAAACAGGCTACTACCCGGGAAGAGGTTGCGCTCGCTGGAAAGGGCTTCAACCCGCAGGTAGAGGCATCTTACAGGAACAAACACCCGGAGATGAAATATCACCTCGTCGATAAAATAGAAAGATTGAAACTCTCAGAAAATAAGGTATCCGAATTCATCCACAGGGGGCAACTCAGGGAGCCATAA
- a CDS encoding heavy metal translocating P-type ATPase, with product MDVLYSINISEGERMPEKIELPIKGMSCAACAVRIEKELNKLEDVSEARVNFPLKKAVIFPKKDIELKEVISIIRDIGYDVDLEGDVTIRAQKEEAELKKDFIWSALLSAVIMVFSMWMVLPYNNLVLLILTLPVQFYFGMRFHKPALLNLKHFAADMNTLISVGTSAAFFYSAFVTFFPHIIISAGMKPDTYFDSSAVIITLILFGRFLESKAKTKTYTAIKMLYELSPKECVVLRDNREERVPTDTIEKGDRILIRPGEKVPIDGEVIEGNTYVDESIITGESMPVNKGIGDEVIGGTINGKGSIVVRVTRIGKDTVLSKVIRLVEEAQFTKAPVQRLADTVAGIFVPIVILISIGALFVWYIFGPEPKLTNALLSFVSVLIIACPCALGLATPTAIMVSSGVGAKRGILIKSAEALELTNRVQYVLFDKTGTLTEGVIVLSEAVPVGNVSEADVLSVAYNLEKQSEHPFSEALRKKAEESGIAPQKVDNFQAIVGKGITGEIDGRHYFVGNTSMYKDGGRVLDDDVEQKYHEKEQSGTSPVLVWSDDNVMGIITFSDKVREESRGVIDELKNMEIEAVMITGDSMEGAKAISEKVGIEKYFYRVLPDKKA from the coding sequence ATGGATGTCTTATATTCTATTAATATTTCTGAAGGAGAGAGGATGCCGGAAAAGATTGAACTACCAATAAAAGGTATGAGCTGTGCTGCCTGTGCTGTCCGTATAGAGAAGGAGTTAAACAAGCTTGAAGACGTCAGTGAGGCACGGGTCAATTTCCCTTTAAAGAAGGCCGTTATATTCCCGAAGAAAGATATAGAGCTTAAGGAGGTTATTTCGATCATCAGGGATATCGGCTATGACGTGGACCTCGAAGGGGATGTGACGATCAGGGCGCAGAAGGAAGAGGCTGAACTGAAGAAGGACTTTATCTGGTCTGCACTTTTGAGCGCTGTTATTATGGTATTTTCCATGTGGATGGTCCTTCCGTATAACAATCTTGTACTGCTCATTCTGACCCTCCCGGTTCAGTTCTATTTCGGCATGAGGTTCCATAAACCAGCCTTATTGAATCTTAAACATTTTGCCGCTGACATGAACACCCTTATTTCGGTTGGAACCTCGGCTGCCTTTTTCTACAGCGCATTTGTTACGTTTTTCCCGCACATTATTATTTCTGCGGGCATGAAGCCCGATACATATTTTGATTCCAGTGCCGTTATCATAACCCTGATACTGTTTGGCAGGTTCCTCGAATCAAAGGCGAAGACTAAGACATATACAGCCATTAAGATGCTCTATGAGCTATCGCCAAAGGAATGTGTTGTCCTGAGAGATAACAGAGAAGAGAGGGTTCCAACGGATACCATTGAGAAGGGAGACCGCATATTGATCAGGCCGGGAGAGAAGGTGCCTATTGATGGGGAGGTAATAGAAGGCAATACCTATGTGGACGAGTCTATAATAACAGGGGAGAGCATGCCTGTGAACAAAGGCATTGGAGATGAAGTTATTGGCGGAACGATTAATGGCAAGGGCTCAATAGTTGTGAGGGTTACAAGGATCGGGAAGGATACGGTATTGTCCAAGGTTATCCGCCTTGTGGAAGAGGCACAATTCACAAAGGCCCCTGTTCAGAGGCTTGCCGATACAGTGGCAGGCATATTTGTCCCCATTGTGATATTGATAAGCATAGGCGCGCTCTTTGTCTGGTATATCTTCGGGCCAGAACCGAAGCTCACTAATGCCCTTTTATCCTTTGTGAGTGTGCTCATTATCGCATGCCCCTGTGCCCTTGGTCTTGCAACGCCAACAGCAATCATGGTCTCATCGGGTGTCGGGGCAAAGAGAGGGATTCTGATTAAAAGTGCAGAGGCACTGGAGCTTACAAACAGGGTGCAGTATGTGCTTTTTGATAAAACCGGGACCCTTACCGAGGGGGTGATTGTCCTCTCCGAGGCGGTTCCCGTTGGTAATGTTTCCGAGGCGGATGTTTTGAGTGTTGCCTACAACCTTGAAAAGCAATCGGAACATCCTTTTTCAGAAGCACTCCGTAAAAAGGCAGAAGAATCAGGCATTGCCCCTCAGAAGGTTGACAATTTCCAGGCAATTGTCGGGAAGGGGATTACGGGAGAGATCGATGGCAGGCATTATTTTGTCGGGAATACATCCATGTATAAAGACGGGGGCAGGGTACTTGACGATGATGTTGAACAGAAGTATCACGAAAAGGAACAGTCAGGAACATCGCCAGTACTTGTATGGAGCGATGACAATGTGATGGGGATTATTACCTTCAGCGATAAGGTGAGGGAGGAATCAAGGGGCGTCATAGATGAACTGAAGAATATGGAGATAGAAGCAGTTATGATTACAGGGGACAGCATGGAAGGGGCAAAGGCGATAAGCGAAAAGGTTGGCATAGAGAAATATTTCTACCGTGTTCTTCCTGATAAAAAGGCACA
- a CDS encoding M48 family metalloprotease produces MKRSYFTPILFAIILMAYAVTGLNAFSLDLFKKGLPSREAGVIGTALKQGMKASRPISSDEEYYIGRAVAAKIISLYPLLEKDSLIEYINLVGQVIALNSNKPFTYGGYHFAILDTNEVNAFACPGGIIFITRGMLNIIQNEDELAAILAHEVAHINNQDGISSIKQSRWTEALTIIGARAVKEYGAQELSRLVSIFEGSIDDVFKTLVVNGYGQSQEYSADEAAASYLTKAGYNPSALKDFLERLMGYGKTSGGGILKTHPATAERIENIKQKTTEVKIDASSFQYRTQRFKSSLTHN; encoded by the coding sequence ATGAAAAGGTCATATTTCACTCCTATCCTGTTCGCTATCATATTAATGGCATATGCAGTAACCGGGCTTAATGCCTTTTCACTCGACCTTTTTAAAAAAGGTTTACCATCCAGGGAGGCCGGTGTAATCGGAACAGCTCTAAAACAGGGGATGAAGGCATCAAGACCCATATCATCGGATGAAGAGTACTATATCGGACGGGCAGTGGCAGCGAAAATTATTTCTCTCTATCCCCTTCTGGAAAAGGATTCCCTTATTGAATATATAAATCTCGTCGGACAGGTGATAGCGCTCAACTCAAATAAACCGTTTACATATGGCGGATACCATTTTGCCATACTTGATACAAACGAGGTAAATGCCTTTGCCTGCCCTGGCGGCATTATCTTCATCACCAGAGGCATGTTAAACATTATACAGAATGAAGATGAACTTGCAGCAATCCTCGCCCACGAGGTAGCCCACATAAACAATCAAGATGGTATATCATCCATCAAGCAGTCACGCTGGACAGAGGCGCTGACCATAATAGGCGCCAGGGCTGTTAAGGAATACGGGGCTCAGGAATTGTCCCGCCTTGTGAGCATCTTTGAAGGGTCAATAGATGATGTGTTCAAGACACTCGTTGTGAACGGATACGGACAATCTCAGGAATATAGTGCTGATGAAGCTGCAGCCTCCTATCTTACAAAAGCAGGGTACAATCCCTCGGCACTCAAGGATTTCCTTGAACGTCTCATGGGTTATGGTAAGACATCAGGGGGAGGCATATTAAAAACCCATCCTGCAACTGCTGAGAGAATAGAAAATATTAAAC